The DNA segment TTACTACTAAATCAGCAATACATCCATCTAATTTCTCTTCAAGAATAGGAGAATAATTATAAAAATCTTTTGAAAGTCTTTTTACATCCGAATGACTTTCAATAATCTCTAAATTATCTATTTTTTTAAATTTTTCTATTAATTTTGTTTTTCTTGATGACATTAATAATAATTTCCTAACTTAAATATAAACTAATTGATTAGCTATACAATTCGCCTTTTATAATGACATCTTTTTTTAAATTACTTGAAAAAATATCTGCCCACTTTTCAGCATCTACTATTACAAAATCAGCAGGACAACCTTTTTTAATTAACCCATCCCAACTTAGATTTAATAACCTGCTTGGTGCTAACAGCATAGAAGATAAAGTCAATCTTTCCCAAGGACTTAATTGAAGCATCGGCATTGCACAAGTCATCAAGTAAAAAGGATCATAACTACCAAATGAATACCATGGATCTTGAACATTATCACTTCCAATGGATACATCAACTAATGATTTTTGTAATTGCTTGATTGGTGCCACTGGTCTATTTAAGGAAGTACTTTTATCATTACGATTAAGCAACCAAAAATTTGTAAGAGGGAGTGCAATTACTTTAATATTCTTATCTGCAATTTTTCTTCCCAAATTTAATATTTCATTATCCTTTAGAGATAAAATACTACTTAAATGACTACAAGTTATGGGAACTTTAATATTTAGTTTTTCAATAGTTTCCAATAATACTTTAATACCCGCTCCAGGCTCAATATTTGATTCATCTATATGAAGGTCAATTTCTAAATTATATTTATCTGCTAGTAAGAGCATCTTAGAAAGAAAATATTTTACTTTTGCTTTTTTAAAAGGTGGAACAAGAACTCCTCCTAAAATACCATTTTCCTTAGAAAACTTTTTTGCTAATTCCTCTCCGTTAGTGGTATCCCAAAATTCTAACGGTGATAAAGCTACAAATTGTAATTTCAACTTAGAAGAATATTTTTTTTGCAAATTAAAAAGTTCACTCCAAATATCATTTTCAAAAGCATCGCTAGTATCAATATGACTTCTTATAGCTCTATAACCATTTTTAAGGGCAAGGTTTAACGATCTTTCAGCTCTATCTAAAACTTTTTCTGTAGTTCTAGTTATATGCTCTTCTAGATTCACAGATAATGCTTCTTCATAGTTTGATTTGAAATTAGGGAATTCTTGCCAAGTGAAAGATTTGTCAAGGTGTGAATGAGTTTCAACAAATCTTGGAAATAGAATTTTTTTTGGCTTTGTATTTTCGATATTTATAGGTTTTAATTCAGAAACAATTCCCTTTTCCCAAGCAACAAAAACAGAAGCTAAATCCTCAAGATCTACATTGAGGTTATCGGTATATTCTATTTCGCAAAGGCATCTAGGAATAAGAACCTCTGAATTCCCTGAAGTATTCAAAAAGACTTTTTTTTTTAAGTTAGTTTATTTTAAAACATTAATAAAAGTTAGATAGAAATAAGAAAATAATTAAAAATTTTCTTAAAAATTTAAATAAGCATGAAATTTTACACGTAAGTTGTTAAATTTATAGATGTGAGGCGGGCGTCGCCAAGTGGTTAAGGCAGTGGCTTGTGGCGCCGCTATTCGGGGGTTCGAATCCCCTCGCTCGCCCTCAAAAATATGACCCCAAGATTATTTAACTTATAATTTTGAATTAACGAATCCCCACAAAACTTTTTGCAACGTGTTAACAAAAACAATTCAAGAAGAAAAAAAAACTCCCAAAGATGAGTCTATTGGTAGTTATTGGATTACAACATTCGGTTGTCAAATGAATAAGGCTGATTCTGAAAGGATGGCTGGCACCTTAGAAAAAATGGGATATTCAAGAGCTATTGATGAATTAAAAGCTGATTTGGTCTTGTATAACACTTGTACAATAAGAGATAGCGCTCAACAAAAAGTTTATAGTTTTTTAGGAAGGCAAATCAAAAGAAAGCATAGTTTACCAAAGTTAAAATTAGTTGTCGCCGGTTGCCTAGCTCAACAAGAGGGGGAGTCTCTTTTAAGAAGAGTTCCAGAACTAGAT comes from the Prochlorococcus marinus str. MIT 9515 genome and includes:
- a CDS encoding amidohydrolase family protein, translated to MNTSGNSEVLIPRCLCEIEYTDNLNVDLEDLASVFVAWEKGIVSELKPINIENTKPKKILFPRFVETHSHLDKSFTWQEFPNFKSNYEEALSVNLEEHITRTTEKVLDRAERSLNLALKNGYRAIRSHIDTSDAFENDIWSELFNLQKKYSSKLKLQFVALSPLEFWDTTNGEELAKKFSKENGILGGVLVPPFKKAKVKYFLSKMLLLADKYNLEIDLHIDESNIEPGAGIKVLLETIEKLNIKVPITCSHLSSILSLKDNEILNLGRKIADKNIKVIALPLTNFWLLNRNDKSTSLNRPVAPIKQLQKSLVDVSIGSDNVQDPWYSFGSYDPFYLMTCAMPMLQLSPWERLTLSSMLLAPSRLLNLSWDGLIKKGCPADFVIVDAEKWADIFSSNLKKDVIIKGELYS